The following proteins are co-located in the Callithrix jacchus isolate 240 chromosome 10, calJac240_pri, whole genome shotgun sequence genome:
- the RBM4 gene encoding RNA-binding protein 4 isoform X9 — MKIFVGNVDGADTTPEELAALFAPYGTVMSCAVMKQFAFVHMRENAGALRAIEALHGHELRPGRALVVEMSRPRPLNTWKIFVGNVSAACTSQELRSLFERRGRVIECDVVKGDWRP; from the coding sequence ATGAAGATATTTGTGGGCAATGTCGACGGGGCGGATACGACTCCGGAGGAGCTGGCAGCCCTCTTTGCGCCCTACGGCACGGTCATGAGCTGCGCCGTCATGAAACAGTTCGCCTTCGTGCACATGCGCGAGAACGCGGGCGCGCTGCGCGCAATTGAAGCGTTGCATGGCCACGAGCTGCGGCCGGGGCGCGCGCTCGTGGTGGAGATGTCGCGCCCAAGGCCTCTCAATACTTGGAAGATTTTCGTGGGCAATGTGTCGGCTGCATGCACGAGCCAGGAACTGCGCAGCCTCTTCGAGCGCCGCGGACGCGTCATCGAGTGTGACGTGGTGAAAG